From the Budorcas taxicolor isolate Tak-1 chromosome 1, Takin1.1, whole genome shotgun sequence genome, one window contains:
- the LOC128043149 gene encoding keratin-associated protein 27-1, whose translation MNLIFRPACCVPGTNSIKDFHNMTQRPIHSLKNFYNAPPLSAIIHESNVINFEDGFFLPSSCYSKTWLLDNFPETCRETTSCMVPEDERELHTEESCVQNVCVSRVVQTTCSTSRPCENTACQSRSSSAVLECVSQPCQSESSQQMCSVVQRCLPVSNMAKSCPPKTYVSKSCQTLDCDCSQSQAQSSESSSCSSLVYVTPESQLLETSNTYEPTCCVTGGL comes from the coding sequence ATGAATTTGATCTTCAGGCCAGCATGTTGTGTCCCTGGGACCAACTCAATCAAGGATTTTCACAATATGACCCAGAGACCCATCCACTCACTCAAGAACTTCTACAATGCCCCACCTCTCTCTGCCATCATACATGAATCGAATGTTATAAACTTTGAAGATGGATTCTTTTTACCCAGCAGTTGCTACAGCAAGACCTGGCTCCTGGACAACTTTCCAGAAACCTGCAGGGAAACCACCAGCTGCATGGTACCTGAAGATGAACGGGAATTACACACAGAGGAGAGCTGTGTGCAAAATGTCTGTGTCTCCAGAGTCGTCCAAACAACTTGTTCTACTTCCAGGCCCTGTGAAAACACAGCATGCCAGTCAAGAAGTTCCTCGGCAGTGTTGGAGTGTGTTTCTCAGCCTTGCCAGTCAGAAAGTAGCCAGCAAATGTGTTCTGTAGTCCAGAGATGCCTACCTGTGAGCAACATGGCGAAGTCTTGTCCACCCAAGACTTATGTGTCTAAGAGTTGCCAGACTCTGGACTGTGACTGTAGCCAGAGCCAAGCTCAGAGCTCTGAATCCAGTTCCTGTAGCTCTTTGGTCTATGTCACACCAGAGTCACAGCTCCTGGAAACTTCTAACACTTATGAGCCTACTTGCTGTGTTACTGGTGGTTTGTAA